In Scophthalmus maximus strain ysfricsl-2021 chromosome 5, ASM2237912v1, whole genome shotgun sequence, a single window of DNA contains:
- the LOC118310717 gene encoding microtubule organization protein AKNA isoform X1 codes for MRREKEPVKRGGTERPLAFFMEGDPEESDEDLQGSTLLWEKCIQQSIFVDLSEDESLHFSDLEASLALHLSQAESAASEASVHLSGSAELSGLDDTSSESSNVCSQSEKVVENKTKSSILHVSVLRPNAMQDEPPYKRGFEDSGQNTSDEDQDDLPYDHDLGSPYFNQTASSEGNTSSDGRETVHASPDGPGLLEFTTTDRDDIGGRLVSTERNAAKPATSPHKDTSKQDKPFDAYKPSDVAPSCPSPADINQLLLRHFSREELLRPGRLIEAETLPEVSLLESMDDTVLSRAPTHKSTTTDNHSEIPACDSEICKSTNSSLENEAERKIDNVTSAADSIASSRDSTWSSRDNSDVVKRERSEEDDEVQRVPLVYTRSFGDLKYGQGQVHYPLPDFSKVAPKVKIPKAQSGSPRPVPRSPSTMHRAQSSPGMLELISRVLEDSVQQPEKPYVFKDEDKQTPPALVHHLQAEYDKLLTKYAEAENLIDQMRLGTNTQPSAELMLYSECEDDHLRNLAEGNHHRSSAPQRPSTEDFGQKRRTAPESNVREVNTASSGRPAEAPSDGERMTAELRDIICPFMQKVEEFRVSVGNMSIGTDEQQMMLRSMMEAQDQLERKHMSKKDEHRALEMQNYMGLSRNTGTFDPNRLVEGDIFRIGMHLDTIKEMIDKNVREQISPPHSSSSPTPVTEKLHVKPRPPSPPPSLHEGPCAGFSTVSYKMETQREEETAEEDEEASEVHRDDGLERSRELITTESVLKYTGYNNCHSWSSQGSLERQDIQRAEDEEGAGVERSSVLSEGIVHGNILAYLSGTRSTPRQEEWTPESHSTPNSVRVPEGKCDLADCVSLSVEVSSSSDAHKDPDTSSLSEPPVDTTCASQRIVSLETDSGFGSSYLNRSATGSFQPTLLIESSSVPSHNNGLSSSDSEGSCANLRTTVHPASLDVQRWATSHPSVQTQFCGATAAVERWVESTTKESSVRLQGCDASLPAQLHHCVSQPELSTAMESEDRGSQVYSCTCNSEAILALQSEVSRLKEDLEEGLVQLPHLAQKMDYLTSKYRQGGLERRSKTRPRTQLRPAGNSPARKEDWIYSDMDPSKSKGTDSGTALSEVMSQSHSSPVGSRRGSIVRSEPEFQYKPQGTLQSTRGTERNCSVKTSGLTSSTSKGGRGGASYSPAEQRPRMAIMERFYSKERWSALSSPSPQKPLLQVSYGSSSSLPASYKVRELQPPPPETPHRKRSTQSDSALLPSNVYFQRTLSPVSVPSKAVSRRGRRRGTKEEEMSKTLDQAIEVARSMKRTTDRMAKRLSADLAKSQLDRRLHSTQPLGGRKHHVL; via the exons ATGCGGAGGGAGAAAGAACCG GTGAAGAGAGGCGGAACAGAGCGTCCGCTTGCATTTTTTATGGAGGGAGATCCAGAGGAGTCCGATGAGGATCTTCAGGGATCCACTTTGCTTTGGGAGAAATGCATCCAGCAGAGCATCTTCGTGGACCTAAGCGAGGATGAGAGTCTCCACTTCAGCGATTTGGAGGCTTCTTTAGCGCTACATCTGTCCCAGGCAGAGTCTGCTGCCTCAGAGGCGAGCGTCCATCTCAGCG GGAGCGCTGAGCTGTCAGGTTTGGACGACACCTCCTCAGAGTCCAGTAATGTGTGCAGTCAAAGTGAAAAGGTGGTAGAGAACAAGACCAAGAGCAGCATACTGCATGTGTCTGTCCTAAGACCAAACGCCATGCAAGATGAGCCTCCTTATAAGCGGGGATTTGAGGACTCAGGGCAAAATACCAGCGATGAGGACCAGGACGACCTACCTTATGATCATGACCTTGGCAGCCCGTATTTCAACCAGACAGCAAGCAGTGAGGGCAACACAAGCTCCGATGGAAGAGAAACTGTTCATGCAAGCCCTGACGGCCCCGGTCTGCTTGAGTTCACCACAACAGATAGAGATGATATCGGTGGACGTTTGGTTTCCACTGAGCGTAATGCTGCGAAACCAGCAACTTCGCCACACAAGGATACCAGTAAACAGGACAAGCCTTTTGATGCGTACAAGCCAAGTGATGTTGCCCCATCATGCCCCAGTCCTGCAGACATTAACCAGTTGTTGCTGCGACACTTCTCCCGGGAAGAGTTGCTGCGGCCAGGCAGGCTGATCGAGGCAGAGACGCTGCCGGAGGTTTCCCTACTGGAGAGCATGGACGACACCGTTTTGAGCCGGGCTccaacacacaaaagcacaacaACAGATAACCACTCAGAGATCCCTGCTTGTGATTCTGAGATCTGCAAATCAACAAATTCAAGTTTAGAGAATGAGGCTGAAAGGAAAATTGATAATGTCACCTCAGCGGCTGACAGCATTGCATCCAGCAGAGACTCAACCTGGAGCAGTAGAGACAACAGTGATGTGGTGAAACGGGAAAGGtctgaagaggatgatgaggttCAGAGAGTCCCACTTGTGTACACCAGGTCCTTTGGCGATTTGAAGTATGGCCAAGGCCAAGTCCATTACCCCCTCCCTGACTTCTCCAAGGTTGCGCCCAAGGTAAAGATCCCCAAAGCTCAGAGTGGATCTCCCAGACCTGTTCCTCGCAGCCCTAGCACCATGCACAGAGCCCAGTCCTCTCCAGGTATGTTGGAGCTGATCAGCAGAGTCCTGGAGGATTCAGTGCAGCAACCAGAGAAGCCATATGTCTTCAAGGATGAAGACAAACAGACTCCTCCAGCACTGGTGCATCACCTGCAG GCTGAATATGATAAGTTACTTACCAAATATGCAGAGGCAGAGAACCTAATTGATCAAATGCGACTAGGAACCAAC actcaGCCCTCCGCAGAGCTGATGCTTTATTCAGAGTGTGAAGATGATCATCTGAGAAACTTAGCCGAGGGAAACCATCACAGGTCCTCGGCTCCTCAGCGTCCCTCAACAG AAGATTTCGGTCAAAAGCGAAGAACAGCCCCTGAGAGCAACGTGAGAGAGGTGAACACGGCTTCCTCTGGCCGGCCGGCGGAGGCTCCCAGTGACGGGGAACGGATGACAGCTGAGCTAAGAGACATCATCTGCCCATTCATGCAGAAG GTGGAAGAATTCAGAGTGAGTGTAGGCAACATGTCAATAGGCACAGATGAACAGCAAATG ATGTTGAGGAGCATGATGGAGGCTCAGGACCAGCTGGAGAGGAAACACATGAGTAAGAAGGATGAGCACAGAGCTCTGGAGATGCAGAACTACATGGGTCTGTCCAGGAACACCGGCACCTTTGACCCGAACAG GCTGGTGGAGGGAGACATATTCAGGATAGGGATGCACCTTGACACCATAAAGGAGATGATAGACAAAAACGTGCGTGAGCAGATTTCTCcaccccactcctcctcctctcctacaCCCGTGACAGAGAAACTGCATGTGAAGCCtcgtcctccctcacctccaccATCCCTGCACGAG GGGCCATGTGCAGGTTTTTCCACTGTGAGTTATAagatggagacacagagagaggaagaaacagcagaggaggacgaggaggccaGTGAGGTCCACAGAGATGATGGACTGGAGCGAAGCAGGGAGCTCATAACCACTGAATCTGTTCTGAAATATACTGGATACAACAACTGTCATTCatg GAGCTCACAGGGCTCACTGGAGAGACAGGACATCCAGAgagcggaggacgaggagggcgCCGGAGTCGAGAGGAGCTCTGTGTTGTCAGAGGGGATAGTTCATGGTAACATCTTGGCATACCTGAGCGGGACCAGGTCAACACCGAGACAGGAGGAGTGGACGCCTGAAAG TCATAGCACCCCGAATAGTGTCCGTGTCCCAGAGGGTAAATGTGATCTGGCCGATTGCGTGAGTCTGTCGGTGGaggtctcctcttcctctgatgcACACAAAGACCCAGACACCAGCAGCCTCTCAGAGCCGCCTGTCGACACCACGTGCGCATCACAG AGGATTGTGAGCCTAGAGACAGACAGTGGATTTGGGAGCTCTTACCTGAATCGGTCAGCCACTGGATCATTTCAACCCACCCTGCTCAtcgaaag TTCCAGCGTGCCATCCCACAATAATGGTTTGAGTAGCTCAGACAGTGAGGGCTCTTGCGCCAACCTGCGGACGACCGTCCATCCTGCCTCTCTGGACGTCCAGCGGTGGGCCACCTCCCACCCGTCTGTCCAAACACAGTTCTGTGGTGCGACAGCTGCAGTGGAGCGGTGGGTGGAGAGCACCACCAAGGAGTCTTCAGTCAGGCTGCAGG GATGTGACGCCAGCCTGCCTGCACAGCTCCATCACTGCGTTTCTCAACCTGAACTCAGCACTGCCATGGAGTCAGAAGACAGAGGCAGCCAAGTGTATTCCTGCACTTGTAACAG TGAGGCCATCCTTGCCCTGCAGTCCGAGGTGTCCCGGCTGAAGGAGGACCTGGAGGAGGGCTTGGTCCAGCTGCCTCACCTGGCACAGAAGATGGACTATCTCACCTCAAAGTACAGGCAGGGTGGTCTGGAGCGCAGGTCTAAAACGAGACCTAGGACTCAGCTGAGACCAGCTGGTAACAG TCCAGCAAGAAAAGAAGACTGGATTTATTCAGACATGGACCCCAGCAAGAGCAAAG GCACAGACAGTGGTACAGCACTGTCAGAGGTCATGTCGCAGTCCCACAGTTCACCTGTAGGGAGCAGAAGAGGCAGCATTGTGCGCTCTGAGCCTGAGTTTCAGTACAAACCTCAGGGGACACTGCAGTCCACCAGAG GAACAGAAAGAAACTGCTCAGTGAAAACTTCTGGTTTGACCAGCTCCACTtcaaaaggagggagaggaggagcttctTACAGCCCTGCTGAGCAACGACCACGGA TGGCCATCATGGAGCGTTTTTACTCCAAGGAGCGGTGgtctgccctctcctctccatccccccagAAGCCGCTCCTCCAGGTCAGCTACGGCTCTTCCAGCAGCCTACCTGccag CTACAAAGTGAGGGagctgcagccgccgccgcccgagACCCCTCACAGGAAACGATCCACCCAGTCAGACTCCGCTCTCCTGCCCAGCAACGTTTACTTCCAGCGGACACTGTCCCCAGTCTCTGTGCCCTCAAAGGCTGTCAGCAGGAGAGGCAGACGCAGAGGGACCAAG gaggaggaaatgagcaAGACCCTGGACCAGGCCATTGAAGTGGCCCGCAGCATGAAAAGGACCACGGACCGGATGGCCAAGAGACTGTCAGCTGACCTGGCCAAATCTCAACTGGACAGAAGACTGCACAGCACgcagccactagggggcaggaAACACCACGTGTTATAG
- the LOC118310717 gene encoding microtubule organization protein AKNA isoform X2, which produces MRREKEPVKRGGTERPLAFFMEGDPEESDEDLQGSTLLWEKCIQQSIFVDLSEDESLHFSDLEASLALHLSQAESAASEASVHLSGSAELSGLDDTSSESSNVCSQSEKVVENKTKSSILHVSVLRPNAMQDEPPYKRGFEDSGQNTSDEDQDDLPYDHDLGSPYFNQTASSEGNTSSDGRETVHASPDGPGLLEFTTTDRDDIGGRLVSTERNAAKPATSPHKDTSKQDKPFDAYKPSDVAPSCPSPADINQLLLRHFSREELLRPGRLIEAETLPEVSLLESMDDTVLSRAPTHKSTTTDNHSEIPACDSEICKSTNSSLENEAERKIDNVTSAADSIASSRDSTWSSRDNSDVVKRERSEEDDEVQRVPLVYTRSFGDLKYGQGQVHYPLPDFSKVAPKVKIPKAQSGSPRPVPRSPSTMHRAQSSPGMLELISRVLEDSVQQPEKPYVFKDEDKQTPPALVHHLQAEYDKLLTKYAEAENLIDQMRLGTNTQPSAELMLYSECEDDHLRNLAEGNHHRSSAPQRPSTDFGQKRRTAPESNVREVNTASSGRPAEAPSDGERMTAELRDIICPFMQKVEEFRVSVGNMSIGTDEQQMMLRSMMEAQDQLERKHMSKKDEHRALEMQNYMGLSRNTGTFDPNRLVEGDIFRIGMHLDTIKEMIDKNVREQISPPHSSSSPTPVTEKLHVKPRPPSPPPSLHEGPCAGFSTVSYKMETQREEETAEEDEEASEVHRDDGLERSRELITTESVLKYTGYNNCHSWSSQGSLERQDIQRAEDEEGAGVERSSVLSEGIVHGNILAYLSGTRSTPRQEEWTPESHSTPNSVRVPEGKCDLADCVSLSVEVSSSSDAHKDPDTSSLSEPPVDTTCASQRIVSLETDSGFGSSYLNRSATGSFQPTLLIESSSVPSHNNGLSSSDSEGSCANLRTTVHPASLDVQRWATSHPSVQTQFCGATAAVERWVESTTKESSVRLQGCDASLPAQLHHCVSQPELSTAMESEDRGSQVYSCTCNSEAILALQSEVSRLKEDLEEGLVQLPHLAQKMDYLTSKYRQGGLERRSKTRPRTQLRPAGNSPARKEDWIYSDMDPSKSKGTDSGTALSEVMSQSHSSPVGSRRGSIVRSEPEFQYKPQGTLQSTRGTERNCSVKTSGLTSSTSKGGRGGASYSPAEQRPRMAIMERFYSKERWSALSSPSPQKPLLQVSYGSSSSLPASYKVRELQPPPPETPHRKRSTQSDSALLPSNVYFQRTLSPVSVPSKAVSRRGRRRGTKEEEMSKTLDQAIEVARSMKRTTDRMAKRLSADLAKSQLDRRLHSTQPLGGRKHHVL; this is translated from the exons ATGCGGAGGGAGAAAGAACCG GTGAAGAGAGGCGGAACAGAGCGTCCGCTTGCATTTTTTATGGAGGGAGATCCAGAGGAGTCCGATGAGGATCTTCAGGGATCCACTTTGCTTTGGGAGAAATGCATCCAGCAGAGCATCTTCGTGGACCTAAGCGAGGATGAGAGTCTCCACTTCAGCGATTTGGAGGCTTCTTTAGCGCTACATCTGTCCCAGGCAGAGTCTGCTGCCTCAGAGGCGAGCGTCCATCTCAGCG GGAGCGCTGAGCTGTCAGGTTTGGACGACACCTCCTCAGAGTCCAGTAATGTGTGCAGTCAAAGTGAAAAGGTGGTAGAGAACAAGACCAAGAGCAGCATACTGCATGTGTCTGTCCTAAGACCAAACGCCATGCAAGATGAGCCTCCTTATAAGCGGGGATTTGAGGACTCAGGGCAAAATACCAGCGATGAGGACCAGGACGACCTACCTTATGATCATGACCTTGGCAGCCCGTATTTCAACCAGACAGCAAGCAGTGAGGGCAACACAAGCTCCGATGGAAGAGAAACTGTTCATGCAAGCCCTGACGGCCCCGGTCTGCTTGAGTTCACCACAACAGATAGAGATGATATCGGTGGACGTTTGGTTTCCACTGAGCGTAATGCTGCGAAACCAGCAACTTCGCCACACAAGGATACCAGTAAACAGGACAAGCCTTTTGATGCGTACAAGCCAAGTGATGTTGCCCCATCATGCCCCAGTCCTGCAGACATTAACCAGTTGTTGCTGCGACACTTCTCCCGGGAAGAGTTGCTGCGGCCAGGCAGGCTGATCGAGGCAGAGACGCTGCCGGAGGTTTCCCTACTGGAGAGCATGGACGACACCGTTTTGAGCCGGGCTccaacacacaaaagcacaacaACAGATAACCACTCAGAGATCCCTGCTTGTGATTCTGAGATCTGCAAATCAACAAATTCAAGTTTAGAGAATGAGGCTGAAAGGAAAATTGATAATGTCACCTCAGCGGCTGACAGCATTGCATCCAGCAGAGACTCAACCTGGAGCAGTAGAGACAACAGTGATGTGGTGAAACGGGAAAGGtctgaagaggatgatgaggttCAGAGAGTCCCACTTGTGTACACCAGGTCCTTTGGCGATTTGAAGTATGGCCAAGGCCAAGTCCATTACCCCCTCCCTGACTTCTCCAAGGTTGCGCCCAAGGTAAAGATCCCCAAAGCTCAGAGTGGATCTCCCAGACCTGTTCCTCGCAGCCCTAGCACCATGCACAGAGCCCAGTCCTCTCCAGGTATGTTGGAGCTGATCAGCAGAGTCCTGGAGGATTCAGTGCAGCAACCAGAGAAGCCATATGTCTTCAAGGATGAAGACAAACAGACTCCTCCAGCACTGGTGCATCACCTGCAG GCTGAATATGATAAGTTACTTACCAAATATGCAGAGGCAGAGAACCTAATTGATCAAATGCGACTAGGAACCAAC actcaGCCCTCCGCAGAGCTGATGCTTTATTCAGAGTGTGAAGATGATCATCTGAGAAACTTAGCCGAGGGAAACCATCACAGGTCCTCGGCTCCTCAGCGTCCCTCAACAG ATTTCGGTCAAAAGCGAAGAACAGCCCCTGAGAGCAACGTGAGAGAGGTGAACACGGCTTCCTCTGGCCGGCCGGCGGAGGCTCCCAGTGACGGGGAACGGATGACAGCTGAGCTAAGAGACATCATCTGCCCATTCATGCAGAAG GTGGAAGAATTCAGAGTGAGTGTAGGCAACATGTCAATAGGCACAGATGAACAGCAAATG ATGTTGAGGAGCATGATGGAGGCTCAGGACCAGCTGGAGAGGAAACACATGAGTAAGAAGGATGAGCACAGAGCTCTGGAGATGCAGAACTACATGGGTCTGTCCAGGAACACCGGCACCTTTGACCCGAACAG GCTGGTGGAGGGAGACATATTCAGGATAGGGATGCACCTTGACACCATAAAGGAGATGATAGACAAAAACGTGCGTGAGCAGATTTCTCcaccccactcctcctcctctcctacaCCCGTGACAGAGAAACTGCATGTGAAGCCtcgtcctccctcacctccaccATCCCTGCACGAG GGGCCATGTGCAGGTTTTTCCACTGTGAGTTATAagatggagacacagagagaggaagaaacagcagaggaggacgaggaggccaGTGAGGTCCACAGAGATGATGGACTGGAGCGAAGCAGGGAGCTCATAACCACTGAATCTGTTCTGAAATATACTGGATACAACAACTGTCATTCatg GAGCTCACAGGGCTCACTGGAGAGACAGGACATCCAGAgagcggaggacgaggagggcgCCGGAGTCGAGAGGAGCTCTGTGTTGTCAGAGGGGATAGTTCATGGTAACATCTTGGCATACCTGAGCGGGACCAGGTCAACACCGAGACAGGAGGAGTGGACGCCTGAAAG TCATAGCACCCCGAATAGTGTCCGTGTCCCAGAGGGTAAATGTGATCTGGCCGATTGCGTGAGTCTGTCGGTGGaggtctcctcttcctctgatgcACACAAAGACCCAGACACCAGCAGCCTCTCAGAGCCGCCTGTCGACACCACGTGCGCATCACAG AGGATTGTGAGCCTAGAGACAGACAGTGGATTTGGGAGCTCTTACCTGAATCGGTCAGCCACTGGATCATTTCAACCCACCCTGCTCAtcgaaag TTCCAGCGTGCCATCCCACAATAATGGTTTGAGTAGCTCAGACAGTGAGGGCTCTTGCGCCAACCTGCGGACGACCGTCCATCCTGCCTCTCTGGACGTCCAGCGGTGGGCCACCTCCCACCCGTCTGTCCAAACACAGTTCTGTGGTGCGACAGCTGCAGTGGAGCGGTGGGTGGAGAGCACCACCAAGGAGTCTTCAGTCAGGCTGCAGG GATGTGACGCCAGCCTGCCTGCACAGCTCCATCACTGCGTTTCTCAACCTGAACTCAGCACTGCCATGGAGTCAGAAGACAGAGGCAGCCAAGTGTATTCCTGCACTTGTAACAG TGAGGCCATCCTTGCCCTGCAGTCCGAGGTGTCCCGGCTGAAGGAGGACCTGGAGGAGGGCTTGGTCCAGCTGCCTCACCTGGCACAGAAGATGGACTATCTCACCTCAAAGTACAGGCAGGGTGGTCTGGAGCGCAGGTCTAAAACGAGACCTAGGACTCAGCTGAGACCAGCTGGTAACAG TCCAGCAAGAAAAGAAGACTGGATTTATTCAGACATGGACCCCAGCAAGAGCAAAG GCACAGACAGTGGTACAGCACTGTCAGAGGTCATGTCGCAGTCCCACAGTTCACCTGTAGGGAGCAGAAGAGGCAGCATTGTGCGCTCTGAGCCTGAGTTTCAGTACAAACCTCAGGGGACACTGCAGTCCACCAGAG GAACAGAAAGAAACTGCTCAGTGAAAACTTCTGGTTTGACCAGCTCCACTtcaaaaggagggagaggaggagcttctTACAGCCCTGCTGAGCAACGACCACGGA TGGCCATCATGGAGCGTTTTTACTCCAAGGAGCGGTGgtctgccctctcctctccatccccccagAAGCCGCTCCTCCAGGTCAGCTACGGCTCTTCCAGCAGCCTACCTGccag CTACAAAGTGAGGGagctgcagccgccgccgcccgagACCCCTCACAGGAAACGATCCACCCAGTCAGACTCCGCTCTCCTGCCCAGCAACGTTTACTTCCAGCGGACACTGTCCCCAGTCTCTGTGCCCTCAAAGGCTGTCAGCAGGAGAGGCAGACGCAGAGGGACCAAG gaggaggaaatgagcaAGACCCTGGACCAGGCCATTGAAGTGGCCCGCAGCATGAAAAGGACCACGGACCGGATGGCCAAGAGACTGTCAGCTGACCTGGCCAAATCTCAACTGGACAGAAGACTGCACAGCACgcagccactagggggcaggaAACACCACGTGTTATAG